The Acidianus manzaensis genome has a window encoding:
- the gatA gene encoding Asp-tRNA(Asn)/Glu-tRNA(Gln) amidotransferase subunit GatA, which produces MISKIIEDLKNGNLSVDDYVDKTFDRINKLESKVNAFITLRNKEEVKNEVKENIKNKRNGKLAGILIAIKDVISTKGIRTTCASKMLSDYVPPFDATVIEKLKEEGAVIIGKTNMDEFAMGSTTETSYFGPTRNPWDLERTPGGSSGGSGAALAAGYVDLALGSDTGGSIRAPAAFTATFGLKPSYGTVSRYGLIAYANSLEQIGPMARNAEDLGLLYSIIAGEDKRDATTINYQINGEPSEISLKGIKIGILDDIIEMSDKNVSSVVRTAIDKISSEGAIIENSKIGYTEYALPAYYIIAMSEASSNLARYDGVRYGFSKYDQGNWIDTFSKNRDEGFGLEVKKRIMLGSFILSAGYYDQYYVRALKVRRLIKNSLDQLFSKYDILISPTMPILPPKLGEVVNDPMKMYAMDVNTVIANLAAIPAISIPAGFYNNLPVGIQIMGRYLSDTMLIGISITLEKLLKTHDLVAPI; this is translated from the coding sequence TTGATAAGTAAAATTATAGAAGATTTGAAAAATGGAAATCTATCAGTAGATGATTACGTAGATAAGACTTTTGATAGAATTAACAAATTGGAAAGTAAAGTTAATGCTTTTATTACACTAAGAAATAAGGAAGAAGTCAAAAACGAGGTAAAAGAAAATATCAAAAATAAGAGAAATGGAAAATTAGCAGGTATACTTATCGCAATTAAAGACGTAATTTCAACTAAGGGAATAAGAACTACTTGTGCTTCTAAAATGCTTAGCGATTACGTTCCACCTTTTGATGCTACGGTAATAGAAAAATTGAAAGAAGAAGGAGCAGTAATTATAGGAAAGACTAACATGGACGAATTTGCAATGGGGTCAACAACTGAAACTAGTTATTTTGGTCCAACAAGAAACCCATGGGACTTGGAAAGAACACCTGGAGGTTCATCTGGGGGAAGCGGTGCTGCATTAGCTGCAGGCTATGTAGACTTAGCTTTAGGTAGTGATACTGGAGGATCTATAAGAGCTCCTGCTGCATTTACTGCAACATTTGGGCTAAAACCATCTTATGGCACGGTAAGTAGATATGGACTGATAGCTTATGCTAATAGCTTAGAGCAAATAGGACCTATGGCTAGAAATGCAGAAGATCTCGGTTTGCTTTATTCTATTATTGCCGGTGAGGACAAAAGAGATGCAACTACAATAAATTATCAAATTAATGGAGAACCTTCAGAAATTTCATTAAAAGGAATAAAAATAGGAATACTAGATGACATTATTGAAATGTCTGATAAGAATGTCTCAAGCGTAGTAAGAACTGCTATAGATAAAATTTCTTCTGAAGGAGCAATAATAGAAAACTCTAAAATAGGATATACTGAGTATGCATTACCTGCTTATTATATAATAGCAATGTCCGAAGCTAGCTCAAACTTAGCTAGATACGACGGAGTAAGATATGGATTTAGCAAGTATGATCAAGGAAATTGGATAGATACATTCAGCAAAAATCGTGATGAGGGATTTGGACTAGAAGTAAAGAAGAGGATCATGCTAGGCTCTTTTATACTAAGTGCAGGATACTATGATCAATATTATGTAAGAGCATTAAAAGTAAGAAGATTAATTAAAAATAGTCTGGATCAATTATTTAGTAAATATGATATCTTAATTTCTCCAACTATGCCTATTTTACCGCCAAAATTAGGTGAAGTAGTAAATGATCCTATGAAAATGTATGCAATGGATGTTAATACAGTAATAGCTAATTTAGCTGCTATTCCTGCAATATCAATACCAGCTGGATTTTATAATAATCTTCCAGTTGGAATTCAAATAATGGGAAGATACTTATCTGATACTATGCTTATAGGTATTTCAATTACTTTAGAGAAACTTCTAAAAACACATGATCTTGTAGCTCCTATATAA
- the gatC gene encoding Asp-tRNA(Asn) amidotransferase subunit GatC yields the protein MKSSIIVDDNLIKKLQRLALIEIKEDEAKLLKEDLTKILTFFDKINELNLDNVEPLFHPIPSGKLRKDEIITPLNRDEALSNVKRKQNGYIIGPSTVGE from the coding sequence ATGAAATCAAGTATAATAGTGGACGATAATCTTATTAAAAAATTACAAAGGTTAGCATTAATAGAGATAAAAGAAGATGAAGCGAAATTATTAAAAGAAGATCTAACAAAGATTTTAACATTCTTTGATAAGATAAATGAATTAAACTTGGATAATGTAGAACCTTTATTTCATCCTATACCTAGTGGCAAACTAAGAAAAGATGAAATTATAACTCCACTAAATAGAGATGAAGCTCTAAGTAATGTAAAAAGAAAACAAAACGGATATATAATAGGACCAAGTACAGTGGGTGAATAA
- the cutA gene encoding divalent-cation tolerance protein CutA, translating into MAEIVVITTVSELASGKKIAKTLVEEKLAACVNIIPYVKSIYTWEGKIVEDDEAFLVIKTESSVKDKIIKRIKEIHPYELPEIITLDITGGLENYLNWIRENVKS; encoded by the coding sequence ATGGCAGAAATAGTAGTTATAACAACGGTTTCTGAATTAGCTTCTGGTAAAAAGATAGCTAAAACTTTAGTTGAGGAAAAATTAGCTGCTTGCGTAAATATTATACCTTATGTCAAATCAATTTATACATGGGAAGGGAAGATAGTCGAAGATGATGAAGCTTTTTTAGTAATAAAAACTGAATCATCTGTAAAGGATAAAATAATAAAGAGAATAAAGGAAATTCATCCCTATGAGCTACCTGAAATAATAACATTAGACATCACTGGAGGTTTAGAAAACTATTTGAATTGGATACGTGAAAATGTAAAATCATGA
- a CDS encoding DEAD/DEAH box helicase: MFSKTFYLNQWLDEDTFKKILTFARFIGRKDNVSQFVLDIERARRNRVTVDDIYTTLSSVGVDLSQEDLSELSKLLPEYDIEFNIRGNLLQITPFVYIMDIVKNLDIEIKYDRVNKVFLSYPFYYGILKEAFIENGLRVKELNLDFKNFNFQINLNLRDYQNEAIQKWKENNYKGVIALPTGAGKTIIGIKAIEETKVPTLIVTFTREQLLQWKDQIIKNSTIRPEIGLYYSNEKEIKPITLSTYQTAFRHINELSLKFDLLIIDEVHHLPADKFKQVALGMIASKRLGLSATPYREDGKHIELFKLMGGVVYYKPVDELINKGFLAPYEIFQEKVFLTKEERKKYIQLLNKYKIFSSNRTLKELLALAKNGDSKAIEAIRTYNEIKKVVNLAQNKMLKLEEIIEKEKDKKILIFTQYIEQAEEIAKKFNALLISGKISKTERKNIIEQFKRMKAGILVLTTVGDEGLDIPDASVGIIVTGTGSRRQFIQRLGRILRPSGNKRAVLYEIVVAGTQEEYQSKRRKTTDDLLQISSEYSDEI; this comes from the coding sequence ATGTTCTCGAAGACTTTTTACTTGAATCAGTGGCTAGATGAGGACACATTTAAAAAAATACTTACATTTGCTAGATTCATTGGTAGAAAAGATAATGTATCACAATTTGTTTTAGACATAGAGAGAGCAAGAAGAAATAGAGTAACAGTAGACGATATTTATACTACATTATCTAGTGTTGGTGTGGATTTATCACAAGAAGACTTATCAGAATTAAGCAAACTATTACCTGAATATGATATAGAATTTAATATACGAGGTAATTTACTTCAAATTACTCCATTTGTTTATATCATGGATATAGTAAAAAATCTTGATATAGAAATAAAATATGATAGAGTAAATAAGGTATTTCTCTCTTATCCTTTTTATTATGGAATATTAAAAGAAGCGTTTATAGAAAATGGCTTAAGAGTAAAAGAATTAAACTTAGATTTTAAAAACTTTAACTTTCAAATAAATCTAAATTTAAGAGATTATCAAAATGAAGCAATACAAAAGTGGAAAGAAAATAATTACAAAGGAGTAATAGCGCTACCTACTGGCGCTGGAAAAACAATAATAGGCATTAAGGCAATAGAAGAAACAAAAGTACCTACATTAATAGTAACTTTTACTAGAGAACAGCTCTTGCAATGGAAAGATCAGATAATTAAAAATTCTACTATAAGACCAGAAATTGGATTATATTATAGTAATGAAAAAGAGATAAAACCAATTACATTATCAACGTATCAAACAGCTTTTAGACATATCAATGAGCTATCGTTAAAATTTGATTTATTAATTATAGACGAAGTTCATCATTTACCTGCAGATAAATTTAAGCAAGTAGCTTTAGGCATGATAGCATCAAAAAGATTAGGATTATCAGCTACACCATATAGAGAAGATGGGAAACATATAGAATTATTCAAATTAATGGGCGGAGTAGTATACTATAAGCCGGTAGATGAATTAATAAATAAAGGCTTTTTAGCTCCCTATGAAATTTTTCAAGAAAAAGTATTCTTAACTAAAGAAGAAAGGAAAAAATATATACAATTGTTAAATAAATATAAAATCTTCTCTAGCAATCGTACTTTAAAAGAGTTGTTAGCTCTGGCAAAAAATGGAGATAGTAAAGCTATAGAAGCTATAAGAACTTATAACGAAATAAAAAAAGTTGTAAATCTTGCTCAAAATAAAATGCTTAAGTTAGAAGAAATAATTGAAAAAGAGAAAGATAAGAAGATACTTATATTTACTCAATATATTGAGCAAGCTGAAGAAATAGCAAAAAAATTTAACGCACTTTTAATATCTGGCAAAATTAGTAAAACAGAAAGAAAAAATATAATAGAACAATTTAAAAGAATGAAAGCAGGAATATTAGTACTTACTACGGTAGGAGATGAAGGATTAGATATTCCAGACGCAAGCGTAGGTATAATAGTTACAGGAACAGGATCTAGAAGGCAGTTTATACAAAGGTTAGGTAGAATATTAAGACCATCAGGAAATAAGAGAGCAGTACTATACGAAATAGTAGTAGCTGGAACACAAGAAGAATATCAGTCTAAAAGAAGAAAAACTACAGACGATTTGCTTCAAATTTCATCGGAATATTCTGATGAAATATAG
- the albA gene encoding DNA-binding protein Alba gives MSTATPTPSNVVLVGKKPVMNYVLAALTLLNQGVPEIIIKARGRAISKAVDTVEIVRNRFLPDKIEIKSIGIGSQVVTSQDGRQSRVSTIEVTIKKKA, from the coding sequence ATGAGTACGGCAACTCCAACCCCAAGTAATGTAGTATTAGTAGGTAAAAAGCCAGTAATGAATTATGTATTAGCAGCACTAACTCTGCTAAACCAAGGTGTACCAGAAATAATCATAAAAGCTAGAGGCAGAGCAATAAGCAAAGCTGTAGACACTGTAGAGATAGTTAGAAACAGATTCCTCCCAGACAAAATAGAAATAAAATCAATAGGAATAGGAAGCCAAGTAGTAACTAGCCAAGACGGAAGACAATCTAGAGTATCTACTATAGAAGTAACTATAAAGAAAAAGGCATAA
- the rgy gene encoding reverse gyrase gives MVTSVFLKACPNCLGPLEETRALEGLPCTKCLPGDITPYKNLSIEEKIRTIYNILVTENKLNAYWNLYYYLDSSSEIIEYFKRITNNEPWSLQRLWLKRLTQGISFSMSAPTGMGKTTTIIVFSTFLANAGKSVLYIVPTKSLLQQICEKMKKIYDNISCGEINEQKKINIVTTTYINRSFEKIKNYRPNFIAVDDADSIVKSGKTVDRLVTLMGIPSEVYEKAIKLVKLKKLLAIEEKRDEIEKKIAEIERDISKFYGTASQLVVASATLRPKGIKQKALRYITGFDVTTAQIYARNIVDTYTQKSIEEIISSLGKGGLILVSRDYGKQKIKELAEYLESKGIKVGIAISGRKFLEKFSAGELDVIIGSASYYGVAVRGIDEPKKLKYVIFYGVPKSRIRINEALYNPFTLLRVSKLLKIDIDENKILSLSSSESQMIKLAFIKSQQLTGKLEETRKYLEEKIKEAKERLSKINENIISDTFLIRKIGKETYIEFPDAITYLQGSGRSSRLLNDGLTLGLAITIVDDKNIYDMLINRLKYTIYNFNPVDFSTLNLDEIKKEIERTRKESGYKMNISTGLMIVESPTKARTIARLFGTPARRNIGGIPIYETVAIDGNNVYILDIMASKGHISDLTTEEKGYYGVEIKDNDILPLYSPLYRCLNCKRIFSQELDKCPYCGSELITSSLNTINAARELALEVDNIFIATDPDVEGEKIGFDLAALISPYNNNIKRVKIHEITKKGVIEALRSLSTLDLNLVKSQVVRRIEDRWVGFELSKILQIKFSNRNYGAGRVQTPVLGWIVKRTEDYKNNMGYLAFIELGNYFHKIFLQQKMKIDKIKIDKIKEETDIISPFPPYTTDTLLIDAYNMYKIPAERVMKIAQELFESGLITYHRTDSIHVSTRGIEIAKEYLNKSNMINEFIPRSWGSEGTHEAIRPTRPIDVNELKKEIEENPQLYYIKFTWAHFAIYDMIFKRFIASQMKEAVGKYATYEISYLDKKDEVKLLTGINKGFSLVLSPKTYQLPEGDIINPKYKIIRGSKIKLYNYAEIIKEMKDKNIGRPSTYSKIIQTLIRHGYVVESKKRAVLIATKKGINVYNYLSEKFASLVSESTTVDLLQKMDMIANGSLLPDYVLNEILGQMKSLVSSLNSEEQI, from the coding sequence ATGGTAACTTCAGTATTTCTAAAAGCTTGCCCTAATTGTCTAGGTCCTCTAGAAGAGACTAGGGCATTAGAAGGCCTACCTTGTACTAAATGCTTACCTGGAGACATAACTCCATATAAAAACTTATCAATAGAAGAAAAAATACGAACAATATATAATATTTTAGTAACAGAAAATAAACTAAATGCGTATTGGAACTTATATTATTATTTAGATAGCTCATCAGAAATTATAGAATATTTTAAACGAATTACAAATAACGAGCCATGGTCTTTACAAAGACTTTGGTTAAAAAGGCTTACACAAGGAATAAGCTTTTCTATGTCAGCACCAACTGGCATGGGTAAGACAACTACAATAATAGTATTTTCTACTTTTTTAGCTAATGCTGGAAAATCCGTATTATATATTGTACCTACTAAGTCGTTATTACAACAAATTTGTGAAAAAATGAAAAAAATATATGATAATATAAGTTGCGGAGAAATTAACGAACAAAAGAAAATTAATATAGTAACAACAACATATATTAATAGAAGTTTTGAAAAAATCAAGAATTATAGGCCAAATTTCATAGCTGTAGATGATGCAGATTCTATAGTAAAAAGTGGAAAAACAGTAGATAGATTAGTAACTTTAATGGGGATTCCATCAGAAGTTTATGAAAAAGCTATAAAATTAGTTAAATTAAAAAAATTACTTGCAATAGAGGAAAAAAGAGACGAAATAGAGAAGAAAATAGCAGAAATAGAAAGAGATATATCAAAATTTTATGGAACAGCAAGTCAATTAGTAGTAGCTAGTGCAACACTTAGACCAAAAGGGATAAAACAAAAAGCATTACGATACATAACAGGATTCGATGTAACTACAGCTCAAATATATGCTAGAAATATAGTCGATACATATACTCAGAAATCAATAGAAGAGATAATTTCTTCACTAGGTAAAGGAGGTTTAATTTTAGTTTCTAGAGATTATGGAAAACAAAAGATAAAAGAATTAGCAGAGTATTTGGAAAGCAAAGGAATAAAAGTGGGAATAGCAATAAGTGGTAGAAAATTTTTGGAAAAATTCTCAGCAGGCGAATTAGACGTAATTATAGGTTCAGCATCTTATTATGGTGTTGCCGTAAGAGGAATTGATGAACCTAAGAAATTAAAATATGTTATATTCTATGGAGTACCAAAATCTAGAATAAGAATAAATGAAGCTTTATATAATCCATTTACACTACTTAGAGTATCAAAATTACTTAAAATAGATATAGACGAAAACAAGATATTGTCTTTAAGCTCCTCAGAATCTCAAATGATAAAATTAGCATTCATCAAATCACAACAACTAACAGGAAAATTAGAAGAGACAAGAAAATATTTAGAAGAAAAAATAAAAGAAGCAAAAGAAAGGCTATCTAAAATTAATGAAAACATCATAAGCGATACTTTTCTAATAAGAAAAATAGGAAAAGAAACTTATATAGAATTTCCAGATGCAATAACATATCTACAAGGTTCAGGTAGAAGTAGTAGATTACTTAACGATGGACTAACCTTAGGTTTAGCCATAACTATAGTAGATGATAAAAACATATACGATATGCTAATCAATAGATTAAAATATACAATTTATAACTTTAATCCAGTTGATTTCTCGACTTTAAATTTAGATGAAATAAAGAAGGAAATTGAAAGAACAAGAAAAGAGTCAGGTTATAAGATGAATATTTCAACCGGGCTAATGATAGTAGAATCACCTACAAAAGCTAGAACTATTGCTAGATTATTCGGAACTCCAGCAAGAAGAAACATAGGAGGAATTCCTATATATGAAACTGTAGCGATAGATGGCAATAACGTTTACATTCTAGACATTATGGCAAGTAAAGGACATATAAGTGATTTAACAACAGAAGAAAAAGGATATTACGGTGTAGAAATTAAGGACAATGATATTCTACCATTATATTCTCCATTATATAGGTGCTTAAATTGTAAAAGAATATTCTCTCAAGAACTAGATAAATGCCCATATTGCGGATCAGAATTAATTACGTCTTCATTAAATACTATAAATGCTGCAAGAGAATTAGCATTAGAAGTAGATAACATCTTTATTGCAACAGACCCAGATGTTGAAGGAGAAAAAATAGGATTTGACTTAGCAGCATTAATTTCTCCATATAATAATAATATAAAAAGAGTAAAAATTCACGAAATTACAAAGAAAGGTGTAATAGAAGCTTTACGTAGCTTATCTACATTAGATTTGAACTTAGTTAAAAGTCAAGTAGTTAGAAGAATTGAAGATAGATGGGTAGGTTTCGAGCTGAGTAAGATATTACAAATAAAATTCTCTAACAGAAACTACGGAGCTGGAAGAGTGCAAACACCAGTATTAGGTTGGATAGTAAAAAGAACAGAAGATTATAAAAATAACATGGGATATTTAGCTTTCATAGAATTAGGTAATTATTTCCATAAAATATTTTTGCAACAAAAGATGAAAATAGATAAAATAAAAATAGATAAAATAAAGGAAGAAACAGATATAATTTCACCATTTCCACCATATACTACTGACACTTTACTAATAGACGCTTATAATATGTATAAAATACCGGCAGAAAGAGTAATGAAAATAGCACAAGAGTTATTCGAATCAGGGTTAATAACATATCATAGAACTGACAGTATTCACGTGTCTACTAGAGGCATAGAAATAGCCAAAGAATATCTAAACAAAAGCAACATGATAAATGAATTCATTCCAAGAAGTTGGGGTTCAGAAGGAACACATGAAGCTATAAGACCTACAAGGCCAATAGATGTTAATGAACTTAAAAAAGAAATTGAAGAAAATCCTCAATTATACTACATCAAGTTTACCTGGGCTCATTTTGCGATTTACGATATGATTTTCAAAAGATTTATCGCAAGCCAAATGAAAGAGGCAGTAGGAAAATATGCTACATATGAGATTTCCTACTTAGACAAAAAAGATGAAGTTAAGTTATTAACAGGAATTAACAAAGGATTTTCACTAGTCTTATCTCCTAAAACATATCAATTACCAGAAGGGGATATCATTAATCCAAAATATAAAATAATTAGAGGATCTAAGATAAAATTATACAATTATGCTGAAATAATAAAAGAGATGAAAGATAAAAATATTGGAAGACCAAGCACTTATTCAAAAATAATACAGACGTTAATAAGACATGGATATGTAGTAGAAAGCAAAAAGAGAGCAGTATTAATAGCAACTAAGAAGGGAATAAATGTGTATAATTATTTATCTGAAAAATTTGCATCTTTAGTATCAGAGTCTACGACTGTTGACCTATTGCAAAAAATGGACATGATAGCTAATGGATCATTATTACCAGATTACGTATTAAATGAAATTTTAGGTCAAATGAAAAGCCTAGTAAGCTCTCTTAATTCTGAGGAGCAAATATGA
- a CDS encoding DNA-binding protein — translation MFDRKMMNKPYQIIVSRSKSIEDYVLEIIEALNHNTEEVEIKGSGWDINKVADIYNSVKEKLKDGVTLDYITIGSETKDRRRISYLLLRIKRAY, via the coding sequence ATGTTTGATAGAAAGATGATGAATAAACCTTACCAAATAATAGTTAGTAGATCAAAGTCAATTGAAGATTATGTTTTAGAAATTATAGAAGCATTAAATCATAATACGGAAGAAGTAGAGATCAAAGGATCTGGATGGGATATAAATAAAGTAGCAGATATATATAATTCAGTAAAAGAAAAATTAAAAGATGGAGTAACTTTAGACTATATTACTATAGGAAGTGAAACCAAGGATAGAAGGAGAATATCATATTTGCTCCTCAGAATTAAGAGAGCTTACTAG
- a CDS encoding DEAD/DEAH box helicase, translated as MATLNRRLVDLMKEKNWKGMTEVQQKALNPILSGKNTLIIAPTGFGKTEAALLPVLSSMLDNDVKPVAVLYITPLKALINDLTLRIEWWASKLNYYVNRKHGEVPQKEKNLRLKRVPHILVTTPEGLEIDLDWATKFRENYKNIRWVIVDEIHELIGSKRGVQLSILLERLKDFSNYDFQRIGLSATIQDEDLVSSFLFGSSNRESEIVRIKDKKVFELNIVKLNSSSDVWKDAAKYIVNSAEKPTLIFTNSRFLTERLHEELEEYSDEFFVHHSSISREGKSLVEDNLRNGKAKGVICTKTLELGIDIGDIKKIIMFRPPSSVSSFLQRLGRSGHNILGIAKGEIICLYDFDVLEAYAIRSLAKKGKVEKTSICRPLDVASREILGIILQYGEIEKSKVFKIITSSYSFRDLSEESFDELINYLSKNNLVTINGDKLSIGKFFFKLWNFNKNRNYSWSRNFSEFFSLINNNDTFLLRWKDKNIGEIDAIYVYKHIRSGDTIRIGGKLWKISKINTNTMSIDVIPSDGGEGEIPVWRGDGISKSYLIPKEIEKLLKSRESSIADIKKILEKYKSRNLPLPSSNVITVEKNEKETIYSTLINEKVANTIAHILLYLATAKDSLNSYARYSIYGFSVSYTEKDLLKEIVKINDKKLKKLIIKSILRSPLFISTLKEIQVSFGKVGKVSKGEDNLLLKEALRQTISKYFSIKKTLEYIKLLKEGKIQVINYEGSLPLSEAVLMQAPIKPWINNITSIIYETLKGGAYTVSELSDSLGISSKSIESKLKQMRKPDSKYRIVSFIDVDSRETRWCILDELEEIVHSCDFYTSFNAINDNETFIASLRSLNSSTTTELIFKPKEILNNIEEIRRRIPFEEIGEIRINDPVDPLVYNISPRFYYINKKVAPYILLNAVAYIQNMKYS; from the coding sequence ATGGCAACATTGAATAGAAGACTAGTAGACCTAATGAAGGAAAAAAACTGGAAAGGAATGACTGAAGTTCAACAAAAAGCTTTGAACCCTATTCTAAGCGGTAAAAATACTCTAATAATTGCTCCAACTGGTTTTGGAAAGACTGAAGCAGCATTATTACCAGTGCTTAGTAGTATGCTAGATAATGATGTTAAACCAGTAGCTGTTTTGTATATAACTCCTCTAAAGGCTTTGATAAATGATTTAACTTTAAGAATTGAGTGGTGGGCTAGTAAATTAAATTATTACGTTAATAGGAAGCATGGAGAAGTTCCTCAAAAAGAGAAGAATCTACGATTAAAAAGAGTTCCGCATATTTTAGTTACTACTCCAGAAGGATTAGAAATTGATTTAGACTGGGCTACTAAATTTAGAGAAAATTATAAGAATATTAGATGGGTTATAGTAGATGAAATTCATGAGCTTATAGGATCAAAAAGAGGTGTTCAGTTATCAATTTTGCTGGAAAGGCTGAAGGATTTCTCTAACTATGATTTTCAACGTATTGGATTATCTGCTACTATTCAAGACGAAGATTTGGTGTCTTCTTTCTTATTTGGATCTTCAAATAGGGAATCGGAAATAGTTAGAATTAAGGATAAAAAGGTATTTGAGTTAAATATTGTTAAATTAAATTCTAGTTCTGATGTTTGGAAAGATGCAGCTAAATATATTGTAAATTCTGCTGAAAAGCCTACTTTAATATTTACTAATTCTAGATTCTTAACAGAGAGATTACATGAAGAGTTAGAAGAATATAGTGACGAATTTTTTGTTCATCATTCTTCAATTTCTAGGGAAGGAAAAAGTTTAGTTGAAGATAATCTGAGAAATGGTAAAGCTAAAGGAGTAATTTGTACTAAAACTTTAGAGCTTGGAATAGATATAGGTGATATTAAAAAAATTATAATGTTTAGACCTCCTTCTTCTGTTTCTTCTTTTTTACAAAGATTGGGGAGAAGTGGACATAATATTCTTGGAATAGCGAAAGGGGAGATAATTTGTTTATATGATTTTGATGTTTTGGAAGCATATGCTATTAGATCTTTAGCTAAAAAGGGGAAAGTAGAAAAAACGTCAATATGTAGGCCTTTAGATGTTGCTAGTAGAGAAATTTTAGGAATTATTTTACAATATGGAGAAATAGAAAAGAGTAAGGTTTTCAAAATTATTACTTCTTCCTATTCATTTAGGGATTTATCTGAGGAGTCTTTTGATGAACTTATTAATTATTTAAGTAAGAATAATTTAGTTACAATAAATGGAGATAAACTTTCTATTGGTAAGTTCTTTTTCAAGTTGTGGAATTTTAACAAGAATAGGAATTATTCATGGTCTAGAAACTTTTCTGAGTTTTTCTCATTAATAAATAATAATGATACTTTCCTACTAAGGTGGAAGGATAAAAATATTGGAGAAATAGATGCTATATATGTTTATAAGCATATAAGATCTGGTGACACGATAAGGATAGGAGGTAAATTATGGAAGATAAGTAAAATTAATACTAATACTATGTCAATAGATGTTATACCTTCAGATGGTGGAGAGGGAGAGATTCCAGTATGGAGAGGAGATGGTATTTCAAAATCTTACTTAATTCCTAAAGAAATAGAGAAATTATTAAAATCTAGAGAATCAAGTATTGCAGATATAAAGAAAATCTTAGAAAAATATAAATCTAGAAATTTACCTTTACCTTCATCTAATGTTATCACAGTCGAGAAAAATGAAAAAGAAACTATATATTCTACGTTAATTAACGAAAAAGTAGCAAATACTATTGCTCATATACTATTGTATTTGGCAACGGCTAAGGATTCTTTGAATAGTTATGCTAGATATTCAATTTATGGATTTTCTGTAAGCTATACTGAAAAAGATCTCTTAAAGGAAATCGTTAAGATAAACGATAAAAAATTAAAGAAACTCATCATAAAGTCAATATTAAGGTCTCCATTATTTATATCTACATTAAAAGAAATACAAGTCAGCTTTGGTAAAGTTGGCAAAGTTAGCAAAGGAGAAGATAATTTACTCCTGAAAGAAGCTTTAAGACAAACTATATCGAAGTACTTTTCAATTAAAAAAACTTTAGAATATATAAAACTTCTTAAAGAAGGTAAAATTCAAGTGATAAATTACGAAGGCTCCTTACCATTAAGCGAAGCAGTATTAATGCAAGCTCCAATTAAACCATGGATTAATAATATTACATCTATTATCTATGAAACACTAAAAGGTGGAGCTTATACTGTATCAGAACTTTCTGATTCATTAGGAATCTCTTCTAAAAGTATTGAAAGCAAGTTAAAGCAAATGAGAAAACCGGACTCCAAGTATAGAATTGTTAGCTTCATCGATGTTGACAGTAGAGAAACTAGATGGTGCATATTAGACGAATTAGAAGAAATTGTACATTCGTGCGATTTCTATACTTCGTTTAATGCAATCAATGATAATGAGACGTTTATAGCTAGTTTAAGATCGTTAAATAGTTCTACTACAACAGAATTAATATTTAAGCCTAAGGAGATACTAAATAATATTGAAGAAATAAGGAGAAGAATTCCTTTTGAAGAAATAGGTGAGATTAGAATAAATGATCCTGTAGACCCATTAGTTTATAATATATCTCCGAGATTCTATTATATCAATAAGAAAGTTGCCCCATATATTTTGTTAAATGCGGTAGCGTATATACAGAACATGAAATATTCGTAG